From the Sphingobium yanoikuyae genome, the window TCCGATGGTTCGGCAGGGCAGGGGTGCGTGCCATGAATGATCTGAGTTTCGTCCTGGTCATCTTCTTCGTCACATTGGGACCGATCAAGGTGATCGCCGCCTTTGCCCAGTTGACCAGCCAGTTGCCCGATGGGGAGCGGCGCGCGCTGGCGCTCCGGTCGACCCTGATTGCTACGGCCGTCGGCTTCCTCATCCTGTTCATCGGCGACAATCTGCGCCAGAATTGGCAGATTGCATCGCCCGACCTGTTGCTGACCGGCGGCGTGCTGCTGCTGATCGGCGCGCTGGAGGCGGTCAAGAATGCGCAGCATGCCCCCGCGCCCGATGCGCCGCCGACCTCGGCCAAGGGGCTGGCCATGTCGCCGGTGACCTTCCCGATCATCATCACGCCCTATGGTATCGTGGCGCTGCTGCTGTTCGCGGCCGTGGCTGGCGATACCCGGACCTTCCTGACCGGCGTGTTCGGGATCTTCCTGGGCATGATGGTGGCGGATTTTCTGGCGATGATCTTTGCCCGCCAGTTGCTGGGCTTCATCCATGCCGGTACGTTGATGGCGTTCGGCTGGATGATCGCGGTGCTGCAGGCGGCGCTGGCGATCCACGCCATCATGTCGGGCCTGCAGCAATATGGCGTCGTGCCCGGACCGCTTCCCGTCGTCCCTTGATGCGACGGGGTGGCGGATCAGGCGCCGGCCGGCCCTGATCCGCCCCTTTTTGCGTGTTATGGCTGCAGCATGTCGGGCTTGCGCTTCGCCAGGTCGACCAGCGCTGCCGGCCGCCATTCGGGCAGCTTGTGCCAGCGTTCGATCGCCGCATCGGACAGGGCTTCATTGGTCCGCCCGGCGTCATGCGGCACGTCGATCGCACGCTCGCCCGATCCGAACAGGCGGTAGAAGAAGGTCTGGGATTCGGTCACCGGACCGAGGGGATCGGGATGGTGCGGCGGGAAACCGGGCGGCACCAGCCCGAACGGATCATCCACCGCCAGTCCCGCGAGCCGGGCGCGCGCCACCATCCATTCCAGCGCGATATCCGACAGGCTGGAATCGGGATTGCCGCCACCGACATCGGCATGGCAGCCGGGGAACCAGCATTGCTCGACATGCTGGCCTGCGCCCTGCCCCTCGGGGATCGTCCACAATGTCGGCAGGAACGGCTTGCGATGCTCGTCGATCGCCACCGCATGAAAGGCGAAGGCGACGCTCGATGACAGGTCGGTGTCGTGAAATTCCCGGTTCACCCGGAACAGATGCTTCAATATCCCCTGGAACAAGGTGTTGGGCACGCCCAGCGACCCGACCGTGTCCCACACGCCGACGCACCGGATCGGCGTGCCGTCGGACCAGGCATAGCTTTGCCGGAACAGGCGCGACGCCTCCGATCGTGGCGCGCGGGTTCCGTCGCGCGAACGATAGAGCGCGAAGGCATCGGGGATCAGGCTTTCATGCTCGGGCCGCAATATGCCGGAATTGCGCACGAAACCGGCCAGCGACCGGGCGGTATAGGCGCCCCGGCTGAAGCCGAAGAAATAGAGCTGGTCGCCCGGCTGATAGGTGCGCACCAGCCAGGCATAGCAGGACAGGAGGATGCGGCTGATGCCATAGCCGGTGGCCCCGTCGATCAGCCGCTTGGTCCGCGACGCCATCGACCCGATGCCATTATGATAGAAGACGCGCTGCGCCGTGCCGTCCTCCGCCATTGCGGGGATCAGGCTGGCCAGCTTCACCACATTGGTCGGGCAGGGCCTACCCTGCTCATTATGGTCGGGCTCGTTCCAGGTGCCGTCGCAACAGACCACGATGCGCTTCATCCGTGCCTCCCCATCGGCAGGAAAATGGCCACCCTCCTCTATCGGGCGGGCGGCCATGGTCGCTGCGGGGCAGCCTGTTTTATAGGAGGAAACGGACGCGCCGGGCGGCGCGGATCAGCCCTGATCCTTATAGGCCATCTGCAAGATGCCCCAGTGGCGCCCGCGCACATGGATGGAGGCGATCACCTGCTTCAGCAGGATGACCTCGCCCTCGGCGGTCAGGCGGCGATAGGCCTTGATGCAGAAGGGTTCGGTGATCTTGCACTGTTCGCGCGTGTCGGGGAAATCGAACACCACGCCCTGGCGCGAAAATTCCGCATTCCATTTCTCGTCGCCCGGCCGCTGGGGCAGCGCACGTTCCGGCATGGCGATCGCGCCGAAGCTGTTGCGATCGGTGAAGGTCATGCCGAACAAGCCCTTGTAGCCGCGCGCCACTTCCTGCTGCGCGCGCGCCTCGGCCTGCATGATCGGCTGGATCGGATGGGTGAATTGCGGCGGATTGGTGCCGCGGATCGGCGCATAATATTCGCTGAAGACATCGGCCTCGCCGATGCGGCCGTCATCCAGCGCCTGCTCGATCGCACGGCCCACCGCCTGCGCGGCGGTCAGGCTGAACCGGATATAGGGCGAATCGGGAATGTCGACGCCGCTTTCCGCCAGATATTGCAGCAGCATGTTGGTGTCGTCGCTGGCGATCGACACCCGGCCCGACAGTC encodes:
- a CDS encoding DUF2235 domain-containing protein; protein product: MKRIVVCCDGTWNEPDHNEQGRPCPTNVVKLASLIPAMAEDGTAQRVFYHNGIGSMASRTKRLIDGATGYGISRILLSCYAWLVRTYQPGDQLYFFGFSRGAYTARSLAGFVRNSGILRPEHESLIPDAFALYRSRDGTRAPRSEASRLFRQSYAWSDGTPIRCVGVWDTVGSLGVPNTLFQGILKHLFRVNREFHDTDLSSSVAFAFHAVAIDEHRKPFLPTLWTIPEGQGAGQHVEQCWFPGCHADVGGGNPDSSLSDIALEWMVARARLAGLAVDDPFGLVPPGFPPHHPDPLGPVTESQTFFYRLFGSGERAIDVPHDAGRTNEALSDAAIERWHKLPEWRPAALVDLAKRKPDMLQP
- a CDS encoding MarC family protein — its product is MNDLSFVLVIFFVTLGPIKVIAAFAQLTSQLPDGERRALALRSTLIATAVGFLILFIGDNLRQNWQIASPDLLLTGGVLLLIGALEAVKNAQHAPAPDAPPTSAKGLAMSPVTFPIIITPYGIVALLLFAAVAGDTRTFLTGVFGIFLGMMVADFLAMIFARQLLGFIHAGTLMAFGWMIAVLQAALAIHAIMSGLQQYGVVPGPLPVVP